In Brachyhypopomus gauderio isolate BG-103 chromosome 18, BGAUD_0.2, whole genome shotgun sequence, the sequence acatcgctttatcaacgaggagcctgtggtggaaattccctcctaattcagggaggacgacgacactacccaaatcctcaacacgtgagactctaaccgctgggcatagtttataaaagggcaagttatttgaactgtagagttaaccaagctttctgttaatacattctgaatgtgtttaactttattttcataatcttcatcaagatttgtatatacaaagctctctttgctgtgcatgccaccatcttttatttatctgattaatggacaacttgtagtcctccccattctcagacacacattaatttttatttattaagccagctccattactctttgttctgaccacgtttgaataaaccagctgagctcattaacacagtcgcgctgctctacggtttaaagtcggcgccattttagttgctttgttctctataggagaactgagattacagctccgcctcctcacacgcgcacaagcgcgtgcacacattacactcctcccctttttacacacacacacacacacacactaagtacccagtcttcactgttaaTATACTGATAcctgttgatgctgtttgtgatttagaatagttggttttgaataaatgtatcatttattttcaccacattgtctgtgttgatgtcattcaaaagtggttgatgccaaaacctccaaagaattcatagttaaatccttcagataccaaaccattaattacctttagttgataactaaacttgtgggtctggtataattagaatatgagactgattctaaattaatgagactgattaattattaaggtaaaacaaattatatctactttaaaggattagtaggtgaaacccctaaaAAGTGTTTCATGGAATATTACGATTTGTTTCTGTGTTCGGTACGTCTTTGCATGTTGGTCGTGTTTCATGCATGGACTTGCATACGGatttgacccctgcctgtttataCAACCCAGACTTTGGAATAACTTTAataatctcactcttctcaatGTTTGTATCTGTCTTATCGCTCCTTGACGCCAATGTTACAGTTATAGGTTAGTTTTACATGTTCAACTAAGATTCTGTGGCTTTACTGTTGCAATAAAGAGCAAATTAACCTTTGGCATTACCTGGATTTCTACAATGActactaatattattaatattaataataatgtgGTGCAGTCATCATATAAGTCACAACAATAGACAAACACAGTCTAACTAAAGCATGTACAGTGTAGGCCAGATAAAGTACATGAACCTCTGTGGTAATGACGTCTCCTGATTGTCAAAACGTGCTTCAGATAAGGAGATGAGATTGGATGAGTGAGCTTTCTCAAGGAAGACTGATGAGTTTAATCAATGCCTCAATGACAAGAACTTTCAGAAGCCCTCAAAAGACGTgttaacagggttgccaactctcacgcattgagcgtgagacacacgcatttgaccgtcttcacacgctctcacgccacacttccgatatctcacgccgaaaaaaaaatctagtttatttacctctgatccatatctacgTTTGCACATACATAACACAtacaagcattgataacacagacagtaagcagtgagaggcgtgatttatttagagagagagggggagctaGAAGAGTTTTTGTGTAAAAGTTTATGGTGGAAGGCAAGAGCTATCTCTGACAGTCTTTGTGTGAGGGTAgcagcaggtaaccaagacgacgaccttctgggagaagtttgtttgggcgccaatgcaaataataatgaatgaagaatttagcaatGAGCTCGTCCTTGAGCGCTTGAGCACACAAACTCCCCTTAAGTCAgcggtctcccaactgatccaacttcacgcgtagagcattgattccatccaCGATCGACTCCAAGCTTTTaccaacagtcacagtctgtgttccaacagctctCCCCACCGCATCAATCATGTTGGGCACTTGGCATGGGTGTTCGATAACTGACCCCACTCTTTTAATTTTCTGATACACCAGGGCAatgcctaatccaatcagcagagccaCAGCGATCAAAGATCCAAATAATAGAtgtcctcaacatcttccacaaactacgccaggtcccccatgagtcaaacacatatccagATGAGAACGTACCGTCCGGGCATGTGGGTTCTCCCACACTGCCTCCTCGTGGAAAACATAGTGtcaattgcgttgagagaccacctgatcaaatcAATTTTCTTGTTAAAATTCGAAGAGCAACGCCAGGTTACTAAGACAAGACAGAGAATCTAAGCTGAGCAGGGCAGAAgggagggagtgcaggagcagagataaagtgcgacCGCTTCTCTTGAAAGCCAGAAgtaaatattatatttataatgtTCATTATTACATGTATGATTAATTCAAGGCAACATTAACCTGTTCCACTGTTACTGATATCCTTGCTGGTAAGATCCTCATAGGAGAGGAACTGCATGTAGAGAATAAAGGGAAAACTgtgtcagtaaaagtgtgtgttatagtgtgcaggtgtgaactggttagaagatcagtgaatgtcacttttcccctgtcccagtccagctgaactctgaccctctgtACTTTCTCTGTAGATGTGAAGTAGTTACGTGTCTGTCCTGGTCTGCATGTCCAGTATTTACCAGCCTTTTTACTGTAGCCCAGACGCCACACTGACTTCCAGACCCTCCCTCCTTTTCTACATTCAGACtctctaattacacccagtGCCCAGACTTCACTCTTTCCAACATCAACATtccagcagtgtgtccctgagttaaagccttcagagcccaggacacacacagacatatcaaatctctctggatgatcaggaagcagtgatttctgtggtctctgttctacagtagtgagatcatcagacaggtggaggtgtggatgggcagtgttggggtccagagtaacagggtctgaggagagaacagaatgaatcatcatgttcttcatgtgtttatgtgatgaggtcacatctacagactgcaggccctttactctgagtgaaatgctgcagtaggttgataagagggaagtgatggtgatgttgtgtgttcaccacacacccctgcagtacttgtgtgcttgttgttttgaagcttgaaattgtgtctgttttattcattataatatATTTCTACATATCTTGGATTCATTGAGTATCACATGTGACACTTAACTAGTGCAGTGCTACTGTTACACTGAGtgtcacactgcatgtgtgtattattagtgtctgtgtactgaagtgtgtgtgtgtcctcattagtggGTGGATACCGTTACAGTTCTCCCACTAAAGGGCGCTACTCCCAGAGagactaaagcctggtttatactttcgcgagtgaccgtagcgcgtgactccgcccaccttgcGTGACCCTGCGcgcacggtggaggcgtttatacattcgcgagcttcactgcagtgttcccCGAAActataggtggcgataggtggcagtggagaataaaaaacccctgcaaaaccggtgaaaagaacatttttacctgacgctacaccaggcatcaaaataaataaatatatacacacactatatattgcgtgaacggtggaggcgtttaaacttagacgcgtcacattctttgtagttttgtccgaaacgatatttGGTAGTGTCACGTTGCAGAGGGCCCCTTGCTGGTTgcccccgtccacagcggcagctgtcctgttgtgGTCATGTGGTATTCGTCGCTCAGGTGGGCGGCGCCCGCGATCCGTCttacctgagggtcgtttgttcgtctctATGTCTTGTcgttgtaccagttgaccgctggttattatatccttaattcagatcgactcacgggtttttggtttgtgcactttcttcattaaaccatccttttcctCTGAGActttcattttatttcgctcaccctgcccgtcacaggtaGTTTAAAGAAACACCTCTCAAAAACgggaagaaacatttacctgatgaattttaatgttgctttgtgtttcaggtttagaaagtgctggaatttaggctaaagtacttgaaaatgcttgaaattgtaactactttgtttcacaacaaatagctgtctgaatgaacagttctcttgtattacgttgtgaagacgttaagattggacattttgaaaataaacaaccattaaataatgtgataaaatcgaattattttgaatcatttcgagtaaatgtataaatatttaacttaattaagtttaagtttCACCCACAGAGGtgaagagtgggtggtgtgtagaggtggagagtgggtggtgtagaggtggagagtgggtggtgtgtagaggtggagagtgggtggtgtagaggtggagagcgggtggtgtgtagaggtggagagcgggtggtgtgtagaggggagagtgggtggtgtgtagaggggagagtgggtggtggtgtagaggtgaagtgtgggtggtgtgtagaggtggagagtgggtggtgtagaggtggagagtgggtggtgtgtagaggtggagagcgggtggtgtgtagaggtaaagtgtgggtggtgtgtagaggtggagagtgggtggtggagagtgggtgatgtgtagagggggagagtgggtggtgtgtagagggggagagtggctggtgtgtagagggggagagtgggtggtgtgtagagggggagagtgggtggtgtgtagaggggagagtgggtggtgtgtagagggagagagtgggtggtgtgtagagggggagagtgggtggtgtgtagaggtggagagtgggtggtgtgtagagggggagagtgggtggtgtgtagaggtggagagtgggtggtgtgtagaggtggagagtgggtggtatgtagaggtggagagtgggtggtgtgtagaggtggagagtgggtggtgtgtagaggggagagtgggtggtgtagaggtggagagcggGTGGTGCGTAGAGGTGGAGagcgggtggtgtgtagaggtggagagtgggtggtgtgtagaggtggagagcgggtggtgtgtagaggtggagagtgggtggtgtagaggtggagagtgggtggtgtgtagaggtggagagcgggtggtgtgtagaggtgaagagtgggtggtgtagaggtggagagtgggtggtgtgtagaggtggagagtgggtggtgtagatctcctcatggactgactgtctctcctcagaccagcagccaactggtcgtccccctcactgtttataccattgactgtatatataagttGACTGGACGacgcgagtgaaaagtgaagcctccgtgagtcagctgccctctagtggctggctgcagtacaacttttaaccccgcccattcccatgtaagtgaacgggccggacgagaaactttgaatttttattacacgtaaaataagttttttgagcaattatattttgtcaattctataagaccccattgcgttagtatctctcccagtgtttttctctatgataaacagattttatagaagttattaaatgttatttaaaggggtgtggcgataaggtgattgacagttaatagctgcgttggttgacatctaataccagacgctcaaacgtgaacgcgctcaacatcaaagctctcgacagcaaaactctcgacagcagtattaaaaccttttacgtttgtttattttgtaaaacgtcaaaagtttctatactggtgggcgtatcctaacggatgtcggggcggagatacggtctctggcggagatactgtcctgcctaccggttctaatgcgcatgctctggctccaattttcaagatggcagcgtccgtGCGGCcgtcttggtggcttcaaaaactcacaatgggagtcaacggtgacgtaccgtccattatatatacagtcaatggtttatactaatacagcctttaatactggaatagttcatttaccaaacacacaatgttaatgtttctctctctatagagttgtaattgtgaggagaacagaattactctaattaatcaaagaacaccaaaactcacagtactggagaatcttctgcattctctcccagactctgaacttcaggttggaaagatgttttgctacattgatcagagctcctgacaccttctcatgttcctttggggtgtgatgaactctgggaATGTAGAaagttattatattattaaaataatagatAAATACTTTGAATAAGATAAATAATTAACATTAAAGTAAtgtgaaatctttcattaaatCCATCAGTATGTAATTAAAATATCTGCACATGGTGAGTGTCACGGTAGGCGGGGTCAGACCCACAGGGGAGCCACATTCCACACATTCCTctacacagcccctccccctttctaATTCACCCACATACTCCATCATCACTGACACCTGTCTGTCATCACCTCACTTCCTACTTCAGCCCACAGGTTCTGCCAGTCGTCTCTGTTAATTCCTTGAGCGTAGGGGAgtgaacctgtgtgtgttttcttctgttGCTGCCCTTTGACTGCCAAGTCAGGGACTTTACACCTTAAGTGTTTATTTTCCTCTGACtatcgctgtgtgtgtgtgtggctgtgttttattacactgtgtgtgtggctgtgttttatttcgctgtgtgtgtgtggctgtgttttattatactgtgtgtgtgtggctgtgttttatTTCACTGTGTGTGATTGTCATTGCTGTACTATGGACATTAAGGATTTCATGGCACCATAATCCacgtctgctgcttctgtcaccccATTACAgtcaatatcaatatatattTATTCCTAAATACCTTCTTCATATGTCATACTTCTGAAATAACAGAGACCACATACTGAAGATCTGAATGTATCAGAACAatcacaatgtgtaaaaatatggAGATCAAATACAAATAATCACTTACTGTTTCAATGTGGACGACACGTtctgagaaggaaacagagggaCAATTGTACACAGAAATTGAAATACAATTTTTTGTACATGCATGTTTTGTACATGCAGgatatctgcacattttaaaatctcaaattcaatgacttttaagacctttttaatacttctcacaagaaaaaataatactattaccggagatgcaggtgtgttccacatcgttgacggggggggtggcgaacgagaattgttgacggggggggggtggcgaacgaaaattgttgacgttgttgaggccgtatactctaacgctaggaatctagcactaggaccctggagcggttattttctgcattagcgctagattcggcaaagttcacatcgcgccagaacaactgaacaacacacacttataataatttaatgcctcccctcataaaattccagacattttaagacatttttaggccttgaatatggaaaactaaatttaagacattttaagactttttaaggacccgcgggtaccctgacaTGAGTttaagtgagagacagacagactgagtgattcttactagtaagaacgggatgtcctcagcttccatctcctt encodes:
- the LOC143481753 gene encoding E3 ubiquitin-protein ligase TRIM35-like isoform X2; this translates as MAATNPLSEEEFSCPVCCDIFRDPVLLSCTHSVCKICLQQFWEARGSQECPVCRRRFFNSNPPLNRALKNLCESFLESRSQRSSAGSEVLCSLHNEKLKLFCLEDQQPVCVVCQISKAHKTHDCCPVEEAVCDFKNKLKTSLESLQQHLKVLEEDKQVCEKTAAHIKYQAQHTERQIKEEFEKIHQFLRDEEAARIAALKEEEEQTSHMMRRKIEEMSGEIATLSDQIRNTEKEMEAEDIPFLLGPSARFLALEYTASTTSTIFVRHPPPVNNSRSPPPPSTMWNTPASPNVSSTLKQVHHTPKEHEKVSGALINVAKHLSNLKFRVWERMQKILQYYPVTLDPNTAHPHLHLSDDLTTVEQRPQKSLLPDHPERFDMSVCVLGSEGFNSGTHCWNVDVGKSEVWALGVIRESECRKGGRVWKSVWRLGYSKKAGKYWTCRPGQTRNYFTSTEKVQRVRVQLDWDRGKVTFTDLLTSSHLHTITHTFTDTVFPLFSTCSSSPMRILPARISVTVEQVNVALN
- the LOC143481753 gene encoding E3 ubiquitin-protein ligase TRIM35-like isoform X1 codes for the protein MAATNPLSEEEFSCPVCCDIFRDPVLLSCTHSVCKICLQQFWEARGSQECPVCRRRFFNSNPPLNRALKNLCESFLESRSQRSSAGSEVLCSLHNEKLKLFCLEDQQPVCVVCQISKAHKTHDCCPVEEAVCDFKNKLKTSLESLQQHLKVLEEDKQVCEKTAAHIKYQAQHTERQIKEEFEKIHQFLRDEEAARIAALKEEEEQTSHMMRRKIEEMSGEIATLSDQIRNTEKEMEAEDIPFLLGPSARFLALEYTASTTSTIFVRHPPPVNNSRSPPPPSTMWNTPASPVIVLFFLVRSIKKVLKVIEFEILKCADILHVQNMHVQKIVFQFLCTIVPLFPSQNVSSTLKQVHHTPKEHEKVSGALINVAKHLSNLKFRVWERMQKILQYYPVTLDPNTAHPHLHLSDDLTTVEQRPQKSLLPDHPERFDMSVCVLGSEGFNSGTHCWNVDVGKSEVWALGVIRESECRKGGRVWKSVWRLGYSKKAGKYWTCRPGQTRNYFTSTEKVQRVRVQLDWDRGKVTFTDLLTSSHLHTITHTFTDTVFPLFSTCSSSPMRILPARISVTVEQVNVALN
- the LOC143481753 gene encoding E3 ubiquitin-protein ligase TRIM35-like isoform X3, whose protein sequence is MAATNPLSEEEFSCPVCCDIFRDPVLLSCTHSVCKICLQQFWEARGSQECPVCRRRFFNSNPPLNRALKNLCESFLESRSQRSSAGSEVLCSLHNEKLKLFCLEDQQPVCVVCQISKAHKTHDCCPVEEAVCDFKNKLKTSLESLQQHLKVLEEDKQVCEKTAAHIKYQAQHTERQIKEEFEKIHQFLRDEEAARIAALKEEEEQTSHMMRRKIEEMSGEIATLSDQIRNTEKEMEAEDIPFLLNVSSTLKQVHHTPKEHEKVSGALINVAKHLSNLKFRVWERMQKILQYYPVTLDPNTAHPHLHLSDDLTTVEQRPQKSLLPDHPERFDMSVCVLGSEGFNSGTHCWNVDVGKSEVWALGVIRESECRKGGRVWKSVWRLGYSKKAGKYWTCRPGQTRNYFTSTEKVQRVRVQLDWDRGKVTFTDLLTSSHLHTITHTFTDTVFPLFSTCSSSPMRILPARISVTVEQVNVALN